Within Paenibacillus albicereus, the genomic segment GAGCCGGCGCGGTCGACCAGCTCGCGGGCGAGCGCGCCGGTCTGCTCCGGCGTCGCCTCGGAGCCGCTGACGACGTCCGTCAGCGAGGCGCCCGAGCCGAGATCAAGCAGGGACGCTTCGTCGAGCGCCAGCGAGATCGGCCGCTTCAGCCCGTCCAAGCGCAGCGTCGCGGACGACTCGTCCTGCTGCACGGAGAAGCCGATCTCCTTGCCGCCGACGAGCAGCGCGCCGCTCACGGAGCTGCGGGACTCGTTCTCCACCTTGGCGGTATCGATGCGCAGACGCAAGTCGCGCAGCAGCTCCAGCCGCTCGCGCTCGCGCTTGTCCAATCCCTCGAACGCTTCCGGCTCGAAGGCGACGGCCAGCGCGACCGTGCTGCGGCTTTCCTGCGTCTTGGCCTTCAGCGATTGGAAGATCGCCGCGTTCAGATCCAGTCCGGCGATCGACTGGCAGCCGGCGGCCGTTACGGCCAGCAGGCAAAGCATAATCAAGCTCATGCGCAAGTTTCGGTTCAAAAGACCCACGATCCTCTCTCATCACATCAAATTCCTGTCTATTCTACCATGGCAGGAAACCAATGGGAATGAGAGGGACTAGATTCATAGGTCCGCCGAAACCTGCCCGTCGCGGCGGCCGAGCCGCCGCACGAGCGGCAGCAGCAGCTTGCGCAGCGGGCCGGGGAAGCTTTTGGCGTCGGCTTCGCGGATGACGCCGAGCGCGACCAGCAGGAACAGGTAGAAGAAGCCGCAGACGAGGCTCGTCGCGATCACTCCCGCGAGGAAGACGAGCTTGGCGTGCAGCGCCGTGCCGAGCATGCCGCGCACGGTCATGTCCGTGCCGAAGCCGGCCGCGGCCGTAATGATTACCGCCGCCAGATAAGGCGTCCAGCGCTTGCCGAGCACCCGCAGCTGCACCTTTTGCCGGATCGCCAGCAGGTTGAGCGAGGTGATGACCATGAAGCAGAGCATGGAGGCGATCACGAAGCCGTACCCTCCCAGCAGCGGGCCGAGCAGCAGGCTGCCGACGATCTTGACGGCATAGCCGATGAGCGTGCTTATCATCGCCGGACGCGGCGTGCCGAGTCCGAACAGGATCGAGTTGGACGTCATCATCGTGATCTGGAAGATCGTGCCGACCGTAAGGGCGGCGACCATGCCGCTCGCGGCCGGGTCGACGAACAGCAGGCCGTTGACGCTATGCGCGGCGACCGTGAGCAGCAGCGCCGCCGGGACGCCGGTGAACACGACGATGCGCATGACGAGCGACGCCTGGCGCTGCACCTCGTCGAGCCGGCCCACGGAGTTGGCTGCGGACAGCACCGGCAGGATCGACTGGCTGAGCGCGATCGCGAGAATCGGCGGGATGCCGGCGATCGACTGCCCGTTGTAGATGAGGTAGTTCCGCACCTGCTCCGCAGCCGCCTCGCTGGCGAAGAAGCCGGAGGTCCAGCGAATGAAGAACGACGCGTCGACGAGATAGATGAACTGGACCGTCATCGCGGTCACGACGACCGGGATCGACATGGCGAACATTTCCTTGTAGATGGCCTTCAGGCGCATCGGCGGCGCGGCGCGGCGGCCCGTCGGGCCGACAGCGGCGGCCGCTTCCGCTCCGGCGGCCAGCTCCTCCTCCAGATCGGAGCGCTTCAGCTTGCGGGCATAATACAGCATGACGAGAAAAGCGCCGATGCTGCCGAATACGCTGCCGAACGTCGCCGCGGCGGATACCCAGGTGTCGCCCCAGCCGAGGTTGAAGACGACGACCGCGAGCGCGACGCCGAGCAGCACGCGCGCGATCTGCTCGACGATCTGCGAGATGCCGCCCGCGCTCATCAGCTGGCGGCCCTGGAAATAGCCGCGCATCATCGCGATGACAGGGAACAGGATGAGCGCAGGCGCGATGGCGCGCACCGATGCCGCCGCGTCCGGCGACTTGGCGATATGCTCCGCATACCAGGGAGCGAGCGCCCACAGAGCCGCGGCGAGCACCACGCCGGTGACGACACCGAACAGAAGGCCGGCGCGATAGATGCGCTGCGCTTCGTCCGGCCGTCCGATCGCATACCGCTCCGATACCATCTTGCTGATGGCGCTCGGAATGCCGGCCGTCGCGATGACGAGCAGATAGAGGTAGACGTTGTTGGCGATGCCGAGGTAGCCCGAGCCCCCGCCGGTGAACAGGTAGTCCAGGGGCACTTTCTGGAACACGCCCAGCACGCGGGCGATCAGAGCCGCGGCAGCCAGGATGAGCGTGCCGCGAATGAGAGAATCCTTCTTGACCATGAGAGGGTCCATCCTTCTTCCTTTGCCGATCTGGCGTCGATCGGATGATGACGAGTGCATGAGGCCGTCTGGCCGGCTTCTGACAGTGTATCACAAAATGGCGGGCTTGCCCCAGGAGAGGCGCAGACCCGGCATAGACCCAAAAAAGCCGGACCCGGTCCGCCTTCAGGCGACCGGGTCCAGCTCGGATGCCTGCCGTTCTCGCTGGAGACGCGGCAGGATCGGATTTAATTTTTGGCGCGGATCGGCTCGAGCGACGGCTCGCTGTGGCCGCGCACCGGAGTCGCGGCTCCGGACGGAGCGGCCCAGCGGACGGAGTTCGCGATGACCTTGAGCACGTTGGCGTCGTAGTACGTCGGATGCGTCTCATGGCCCGGGCGGAAGTAGAAGATCTTGCCTTGGCCGCGATGGAACGTGCAGCCGCTGCGGAACACGTTGCCGCCCTCGAACCAGCTGACGAACACGAGCTCGTCCGGCGCGGGAATGTCGAAGTGCTCGCCGTACATCTCTTCCTGCTCCAGCACGAACTGCTCCGGCAGGCCGGAGGCGATCGGATGCGCCGGGTTCACGACCCAGATGCGCTCGCGCTCGCCGGCTTCGCGCCACTTGAGGTCGCAGCCGGTGCCCATCAGCTTCTTGAAAATCTTGGAGAAGTGGCCGGAGTGGAGCACGATCAGCCCCATGCCCTCCATGACGCGCTTGTGGACGCGCTCGACGATCGCGTCGTCGACGCGGTCATGCGCCATATGGCCCCACCAGACGAGCACGTCGGTGTCGGCCAGCACGCTCTCGCTGAGGCCGTGTTCCTCCTCCTGGAGCGTCGCGGTGCGGATCTGCAGCTCGGCGTCCGCCAGCCCCTTGGCCAGGGCGTTGTGGATGCCGTCCGGATAGACCTTGCGCACCTCTTCGTGTTCTTGCTCGTGAACGAATTCGTTCCAGATCGTAAGCTTAATCATGGGTAGGAATCTCCTATCGGATGGAATTGAATTAGACCAGCAGCCAGACGATGAACAAGACGATCATAGCGAGCTGCAGCACGATCTTGACCAGCGTGCTCGACAGCAGGCCGACGACCGCGCCGAAGCCGACCTTGAGCGACTTGTCGAAGCTCGAGCCGGCGATCAGCTCGCCGATGACCGCGCCGGCCAGCGGGCCGATCAGCAGGCCGAAGCCGGGAATGACGAACGGTCCGACGAGGATGCCGATCGTACTGCCGATGACGGAGGCGCGGGAGCCTCCGAATTTTTTGACGCCCCAGGCGTTCACCGCATAATCCGCCAGGAACAGCGCGGCGACGATGATCGTCTGCAGCGTCCAGAACACCCAGCCGAACGGCTCGAAGCTGATGAAGAAGCCGTAGACGAAAAAGGCCGCGTAGATGGCCAGCGCGCCCGGCAGGATCGGATAGACCGCTCCCGCCATGCCGACGGCGAACAGGGCGATGACGAGCACCCAGCCGATGATGTCGAGCGTCATCGTCATCCCCGCCCTTTCAGCACGAATTCGCGGATCGCGTGCGCGACGCCGTGCTCGTTGTTGCCGAGCGTGACGGCATCGGCCGCTTCCTTGACCTCGGCCTGGGCGTTGCCCATCGCGATGCCGAGGCCGCATTCGCGGATGGCCGCGATGTCGTTGAGGCTGTCGCCGATCGCGACCGCCTCCTCCATCGCGATGCCGAGCAGGCCGCACAGCTCGCGCAGCGCCGACGCCTTGTTCACCCCGAGCGGGTTGAGCTCGAGGTTCCAGGGCGAGGAGTTGGTGATCTCCAGCGAGCCCCAGCCTTCGATCTCCTGACGGATCGCCTCGCGGATCGCGTCATTCTCCGTATGATACCCGAACTTCAGCCAATGCAGACGGTCGAAGCCGTCCGCGGGCTCGATCCACTTCTCCTTGTTGAACACGCCTTCGACGGCGTAGCCCCAGAACCACGGCTCGGCGTGGCGGACGGCCAGCTCGTGCAGGCGGCGAATCTCCTGCGCTCCCATGAGCGTCCGGCGATGAAGCACATGCGGCCTGCTCCAGATCTCGCTGCCGTTGACGGTGATGAGCGGCGTCTCGAGGCCGAGCTGCTCGGCGAATGGAATCGCTCCCTGGAAGCCCCTTCCGGTCGAAAAGCAAACCGTGATTCCCGCTTCCATGGCGCGTCCGATCCACTCCGCGTTCTCCTCGCTGATCGTCTGCGCGTCCGTCAGCGTCGTACCGTCCATATCCAGGGCAAGCAGCTTGTACATGAGCGAAGTTCCTCCCTGCCAGATGGTTTCCCCTGCCATTCTATCACAGCGGGCGGGCAAACGCTCGGCGAGGGGTCAAACGTTTGAACATGCCGGCTCTTTCATTATAGGGCGTAAGGCCCGCTCAATCTCCATCCGATCTTGGCGAATCCTCGTTCGATTTTGGCCTTTCCCCCTGGCCGCCTGCTCCGAGCGCTACCATAGATCCAGCGCGCGGCGAAGCATCGGGCTGCCGCCGCTTCTTCCGGCCAGCAGTCGAGCGGCCAGCAGCAGCGTGAGCAGATGCGGCTTGGCCGCCAGCGAGCGCCGGCAATAGCCGAGCGACCTTCTCCGGTCGCGGCGGGCCAGATAGGCGAGCGTGTAGTACTTGCCCGCGATGCCGTAGTCGATGCCCGCCAGCAGCCGTCGGCGCGTCCGCTCCGTGACGGCATCCGACTGCTCGACCTGGCGGCGCACTTGCCGGCGGACGGCGACCGAGCGCTCGCCGAGCTCCTCGAAGCGGCGCTGCAGCTTCTCGTCGGCTCCGATCTGATCGGGATCCAGGCCGCGGCGGTCGCAGAAGAAATACAGGCTGTCTTCCGACTCGTAATAGACGGAGTGCGGCTCGGGCTGAAGCGCGATGCGGCAGCGGTCGAAGAAGCGCATGAGGAAGGTCGTATCCTCGCCCAGATGATGCTCCTCCCCGATCAGGCCGACCTGGTCCAGCAGCTCTCGGCGCAGCACCATCGTATTCAGCTGGAAGAAATTGCGCGGCATCGTCAGGAACTGCTCGAACAGCCCTTTTTCGAATACGATCGTCTCTCCGTCCCGGCCGAACTTCTCTCCCATCTCCCGCAGCAGCCGGCGCTCGACCTCGCCCTCGAACGGGTTCGTCTCGACGACGCCGTGCCGCTCGATCCAGAGGGCGAACGAGACGTCCGCTCCTGTCCGCCGGATCGCAGCCAGGCTTGCTTCCAGATGCCGGGGCAGCCAGCGGTCGTCGGAATCGAGGAAGGCGAGAAAGCTCCCCCGCGCCTCCAGCATGCCGGCGTTGCGCGCGCCGCCCGGTCCCTTGCTCCGCTCGCTTCGGATGTACCGGATGCGGCGGTCCAGGCTGGACATCGCCTCGACGACTTCCCGGGTACGGTCTGTGCTGCGGTCGTCCGCGACGATCAGCTCCCAGTCCTGGAAGCTCTGCTCTCGAATCGACTCGATTGCCCGGGAAATGACATGGGCGCGGTTGTAGGCGGGCATGACGATGCTGACGGTAGGCGGCATGGGCTCTCCCCTATCCTTCATTTTTTGGAGAGAATTTCGCGGTTTTAAGCAGGTTTCCTTCTTTTGGCGGCAAAAGAAAACCGAACGCCAAGCTCTCGCAAGGAGGAGCTTGGCGTTCGGTGAAAGGGCGGGAACCCTAGTGGCAGGAAACCGTCAGGCCGCGCGGCTCAGCCGCGAGCGCCGCAGCTTGGCGGACAGCAGGCCGTGCTTCGGCGACAGCAGGAACGACGCGGCGAACAGCGCGCCCGCTGCGACGATGATGCAGCCGGCGATGGAGGCATCAAGACGCACCGCGAGCGCATAGCCGAGCACCGTGGAGGCGATGCCGATCAGCGCGCTCAGGCCGATCATGACGCCGAGCCGGTCGGTCAGCAGGTAGGCCGCCGAAGGCGGGATGACGAGCAGGCCGACGACGAGGATCGCGCCGACGCTTTCGAACGAGCTGACCGTGGCGACGGAGACGAGGCCCATCAGCACGTAATGGAACAGCGCCGCCGGAATACCGATCGCCGCCGCCAGCATCGGGTCGAAGGCGCACAGCTTGAACTGCTTGTAGAACAGGCCGATGACAGCCAGCACGAGCAGCAGCGTC encodes:
- a CDS encoding Cof-type HAD-IIB family hydrolase produces the protein MYKLLALDMDGTTLTDAQTISEENAEWIGRAMEAGITVCFSTGRGFQGAIPFAEQLGLETPLITVNGSEIWSRPHVLHRRTLMGAQEIRRLHELAVRHAEPWFWGYAVEGVFNKEKWIEPADGFDRLHWLKFGYHTENDAIREAIRQEIEGWGSLEITNSSPWNLELNPLGVNKASALRELCGLLGIAMEEAVAIGDSLNDIAAIRECGLGIAMGNAQAEVKEAADAVTLGNNEHGVAHAIREFVLKGRG
- a CDS encoding putative polysaccharide biosynthesis protein, giving the protein MVKKDSLIRGTLILAAAALIARVLGVFQKVPLDYLFTGGGSGYLGIANNVYLYLLVIATAGIPSAISKMVSERYAIGRPDEAQRIYRAGLLFGVVTGVVLAAALWALAPWYAEHIAKSPDAAASVRAIAPALILFPVIAMMRGYFQGRQLMSAGGISQIVEQIARVLLGVALAVVVFNLGWGDTWVSAAATFGSVFGSIGAFLVMLYYARKLKRSDLEEELAAGAEAAAAVGPTGRRAAPPMRLKAIYKEMFAMSIPVVVTAMTVQFIYLVDASFFIRWTSGFFASEAAAEQVRNYLIYNGQSIAGIPPILAIALSQSILPVLSAANSVGRLDEVQRQASLVMRIVVFTGVPAALLLTVAAHSVNGLLFVDPAASGMVAALTVGTIFQITMMTSNSILFGLGTPRPAMISTLIGYAVKIVGSLLLGPLLGGYGFVIASMLCFMVITSLNLLAIRQKVQLRVLGKRWTPYLAAVIITAAAGFGTDMTVRGMLGTALHAKLVFLAGVIATSLVCGFFYLFLLVALGVIREADAKSFPGPLRKLLLPLVRRLGRRDGQVSADL
- a CDS encoding glycosyltransferase family 2 protein, producing the protein MPPTVSIVMPAYNRAHVISRAIESIREQSFQDWELIVADDRSTDRTREVVEAMSSLDRRIRYIRSERSKGPGGARNAGMLEARGSFLAFLDSDDRWLPRHLEASLAAIRRTGADVSFALWIERHGVVETNPFEGEVERRLLREMGEKFGRDGETIVFEKGLFEQFLTMPRNFFQLNTMVLRRELLDQVGLIGEEHHLGEDTTFLMRFFDRCRIALQPEPHSVYYESEDSLYFFCDRRGLDPDQIGADEKLQRRFEELGERSVAVRRQVRRQVEQSDAVTERTRRRLLAGIDYGIAGKYYTLAYLARRDRRRSLGYCRRSLAAKPHLLTLLLAARLLAGRSGGSPMLRRALDLW
- a CDS encoding DUF456 domain-containing protein, with the translated sequence MTLDIIGWVLVIALFAVGMAGAVYPILPGALAIYAAFFVYGFFISFEPFGWVFWTLQTIIVAALFLADYAVNAWGVKKFGGSRASVIGSTIGILVGPFVIPGFGLLIGPLAGAVIGELIAGSSFDKSLKVGFGAVVGLLSSTLVKIVLQLAMIVLFIVWLLV
- a CDS encoding ThuA domain-containing protein; amino-acid sequence: MIKLTIWNEFVHEQEHEEVRKVYPDGIHNALAKGLADAELQIRTATLQEEEHGLSESVLADTDVLVWWGHMAHDRVDDAIVERVHKRVMEGMGLIVLHSGHFSKIFKKLMGTGCDLKWREAGERERIWVVNPAHPIASGLPEQFVLEQEEMYGEHFDIPAPDELVFVSWFEGGNVFRSGCTFHRGQGKIFYFRPGHETHPTYYDANVLKVIANSVRWAAPSGAATPVRGHSEPSLEPIRAKN